One Verrucomicrobiota bacterium genomic window carries:
- a CDS encoding cation-translocating P-type ATPase has translation MTQTVIGLLFVINAFIVDFLMDHASMVASASAMLGSIILGYPIIVTAVQDLRRGLLSINELVALAVLAAFASGDYKTAGVVAFFMLLGEIIETRTAEGARASIESLIKLTPTKARRVLGGKEEEVAVAELTVGDIIRVRPGDNVAADGAIVSGQSSLNQASITGESLPVDKKAGDEVFAGTINITGVLEIRVTRAGQDTTLGKVRELILAAEKTRLPIMRIIDQYVGFYTPLVLVVAALVWAFTRDLNRVIAVLVVSCPCAFILATPTAMVAALSAAARLGILIKNVADIELAARINSFVFDKTGTLTTGKLAVSRLAPLGENTPAELLRLAATAEKYSNHPTAKALVQLAGEAGVLLAEPQNFSETAGLGVKAAVDGKPVLVGRAQWLKDNGVTGDFLQSVDLNETEGFSLIFVARNGQCVGWIGLQDQTRPEAKESLAGLKEAGVRRISMVSGDRQPVATRVAREIGCEEVVGDCLPQNKVEFVQGVKAKGYRVAVVGDGVNDAPALAAGDLGIAMGAAGSEVAIHSATIALMNNDLRRLPFLVKLSRTTRTVINQNFLVGIGFIIGGLTLAALGYLNPIVAALMHNAGSFIVIFNSARLVRQGEELEPYKPGSE, from the coding sequence TTGACGCAGACCGTCATCGGCCTGCTGTTTGTCATCAATGCGTTCATCGTGGATTTCCTGATGGATCACGCTTCGATGGTGGCCAGTGCCAGCGCCATGCTCGGCTCCATCATTTTAGGGTATCCGATTATCGTAACCGCAGTGCAGGACTTGCGTCGCGGCTTATTGAGTATCAATGAGTTGGTGGCTCTCGCGGTGCTCGCGGCGTTTGCGTCCGGCGACTATAAGACGGCGGGTGTGGTGGCGTTTTTCATGTTGCTGGGTGAAATTATTGAAACCCGCACGGCGGAAGGTGCGCGCGCGTCCATTGAGTCGCTGATCAAGCTCACGCCCACCAAGGCCCGTCGGGTGCTTGGCGGCAAGGAAGAGGAAGTGGCGGTGGCTGAACTGACGGTGGGGGATATCATCCGCGTGCGCCCCGGTGACAACGTGGCCGCTGATGGTGCAATTGTGAGCGGACAAAGTTCTTTGAACCAGGCCAGCATTACCGGGGAATCGCTGCCGGTGGACAAGAAGGCGGGCGACGAGGTGTTCGCTGGAACTATCAATATCACCGGGGTTTTGGAAATTCGGGTGACTCGGGCCGGTCAGGATACCACGCTGGGCAAAGTTCGTGAACTGATCCTCGCAGCGGAAAAGACGCGACTGCCCATTATGCGCATTATTGACCAGTACGTGGGGTTTTATACTCCGCTGGTTTTGGTGGTGGCGGCGCTGGTGTGGGCGTTTACGCGCGATCTGAATCGCGTGATTGCGGTGTTGGTGGTGTCCTGCCCGTGTGCCTTCATCCTGGCCACTCCTACGGCGATGGTTGCGGCTCTCTCTGCGGCCGCCCGCCTCGGCATTTTGATTAAAAATGTCGCTGATATTGAGCTGGCCGCCCGAATCAACTCATTCGTCTTTGACAAGACCGGCACCTTGACCACCGGCAAACTGGCCGTTAGTCGCTTGGCTCCCTTGGGTGAAAACACCCCCGCCGAACTGTTGCGCTTGGCCGCCACCGCCGAAAAATACAGCAACCATCCAACCGCCAAAGCACTGGTGCAACTGGCGGGTGAGGCTGGCGTGCTGCTGGCCGAGCCACAGAATTTCTCGGAAACCGCTGGTCTTGGTGTCAAAGCCGCGGTGGATGGCAAACCGGTGCTCGTGGGCCGGGCGCAGTGGCTCAAGGATAACGGTGTTACCGGTGATTTTCTGCAATCGGTGGACCTGAACGAAACGGAAGGGTTCAGTCTCATTTTTGTGGCGCGCAACGGTCAATGCGTCGGCTGGATTGGCTTGCAGGATCAGACTCGTCCTGAGGCTAAGGAGTCGCTGGCTGGCCTAAAAGAGGCCGGGGTGCGTCGAATTTCCATGGTGTCGGGCGACCGTCAACCCGTGGCGACGCGGGTGGCTCGCGAAATCGGTTGCGAAGAAGTGGTGGGCGATTGTTTGCCGCAGAATAAAGTGGAATTCGTGCAAGGGGTCAAAGCAAAGGGTTATCGCGTGGCGGTGGTGGGGGATGGCGTCAATGACGCCCCGGCCTTGGCAGCCGGGGACCTTGGCATCGCCATGGGGGCGGCGGGCAGCGAGGTGGCCATCCACAGCGCCACTATCGCTTTGATGAACAATGACCTGCGCCGACTTCCGTTCCTGGTGAAATTGAGCCGCACCACCCGGACGGTTATCAATCAGAATTTCCTGGTCGGGATTGGCTTTATTATCGGCGGGCTGACCCTTGCCGCGCTTGGGTATCTAAACCCCATCGTTGCGGCGCTGATGCATAACGCCGGGTCGTTCATTGTCATCTTTAACAGCGCCCGACTCGTGCGTCAGGGCGAGGAACTGGAGCCTTACAAGCCGGGTTCAGAATAG
- a CDS encoding protease modulator HflK, giving the protein MSDSPNHPQQEASAQAPRPVISAIGPAEAEEARTQALAEALKSSFVLVKFAMVFLAVAFLCSGIFTVKPQERALILRFGKPVGEGEAALLGPGLHWAFPYPVDDPIKIPAVLIQQANSTVGWYAVDPKLAAAGMEPPAGPSLNPVADGYTLTGDGNIIHVRATIRYRVTEPLKYYLRFTNAAEFVTNALNNAILYASAQYTVDNALRRDLAGFKERVISRVNDLVAQQQLGITLEPSDITTIPPRQVKAAFEEVLAAENERSKTINDAQGYANEVLSRAKGEGTARVNAGQTDRARAVAGINAEARYFEDLLPQYKKNEVLFTSRLQAETLGRVLTNAQDKFFLPQRADGKPRELRLQLGREPLKSKLIEAPKQDGRGH; this is encoded by the coding sequence ATGAGTGATTCACCCAACCATCCGCAGCAAGAAGCCTCGGCCCAGGCACCCAGGCCGGTAATCTCGGCCATTGGCCCCGCCGAGGCGGAAGAGGCGCGCACGCAGGCGTTGGCCGAGGCACTGAAGAGCAGCTTTGTGCTTGTGAAGTTCGCCATGGTTTTCCTGGCCGTGGCGTTTCTATGTTCCGGTATCTTTACGGTGAAACCTCAGGAGCGCGCCCTGATCCTGCGGTTTGGCAAACCCGTTGGGGAAGGGGAAGCCGCCTTGTTGGGGCCGGGCTTGCATTGGGCATTTCCTTACCCGGTGGATGATCCAATTAAAATTCCGGCCGTGCTGATCCAGCAGGCCAATTCCACGGTGGGTTGGTACGCGGTGGATCCCAAACTGGCAGCCGCCGGCATGGAGCCGCCCGCCGGTCCCTCCCTGAACCCGGTCGCTGACGGCTATACGCTAACGGGAGACGGCAATATTATTCACGTGCGCGCCACGATCCGGTACCGGGTGACTGAGCCGCTCAAGTATTACCTGCGGTTTACCAACGCGGCCGAGTTTGTGACCAATGCGCTGAATAACGCCATTCTCTACGCCTCTGCCCAATACACGGTGGATAATGCACTGCGGCGCGACCTCGCCGGTTTCAAGGAACGCGTTATTAGCCGGGTGAATGACTTGGTGGCCCAGCAGCAGTTGGGGATTACCCTCGAACCAAGCGACATCACCACCATTCCGCCCCGCCAGGTGAAGGCCGCCTTTGAAGAAGTGCTCGCCGCCGAGAATGAGCGCAGCAAAACCATCAATGACGCGCAGGGGTATGCCAACGAAGTATTAAGCCGCGCCAAGGGTGAAGGTACCGCGCGCGTCAACGCCGGCCAGACCGACCGCGCCCGGGCGGTGGCGGGCATCAATGCCGAAGCACGCTATTTTGAAGACCTCCTGCCGCAGTATAAAAAGAATGAAGTATTGTTTACCAGCCGTCTGCAGGCGGAGACCTTGGGCCGCGTCCTGACCAACGCGCAGGACAAATTCTTCCTGCCGCAGCGGGCCGATGGCAAGCCCCGGGAACTCCGGCTCCAATTGGGGCGGGAACCGTTGAAGTCCAAGTTGATCGAAGCGCCCAAGCAGGATGGGCGCGGACATTAA
- a CDS encoding protease modulator HflC, giving the protein MTRNRINLAVGLVLMLVFILLLFAFQVRQTEVAVVTTFGAVTREYTNAGFKLKWPWPIQQVTKLDKRVQNYESKFEETLTKDGRNLLVTVYAGWTIANPAVFFPSFANGSISEAEHSLEGLIRSKKNEVIGQHAFSDFINTDPKQLKFTEIENEILQKVRGEATTRYGVEVQFLGIKRLGLPESITQKVFDRMQAERQRLVQQFQGEGESKSIEIRTTADRDRDKILAEAEAEATRIRGEGDAEAARAFEVFQKNPDLAILLLKLGALEQSLKEKSTLILDQNTPPFDLLKNVNPTDRK; this is encoded by the coding sequence ATGACCAGAAATCGTATCAACTTAGCCGTCGGCCTCGTGCTGATGCTGGTTTTTATCTTGCTGCTGTTCGCCTTCCAAGTGCGTCAGACGGAAGTCGCGGTGGTGACCACCTTTGGCGCGGTGACGCGCGAATACACCAATGCCGGGTTCAAGCTCAAGTGGCCGTGGCCCATTCAGCAGGTCACCAAGCTGGATAAACGCGTGCAGAATTACGAGAGCAAGTTCGAGGAAACCCTGACCAAGGATGGCCGGAATCTGTTGGTGACGGTGTACGCCGGGTGGACGATTGCGAATCCCGCCGTGTTCTTCCCCAGCTTTGCCAACGGCTCCATCAGCGAAGCCGAGCACAGCCTGGAGGGCCTGATCCGCAGCAAGAAGAATGAAGTGATCGGCCAGCATGCCTTCAGCGACTTCATCAACACCGATCCCAAGCAGCTCAAGTTCACGGAGATTGAAAATGAAATTCTCCAGAAGGTGCGCGGCGAGGCCACCACGCGATACGGCGTGGAAGTTCAGTTCTTAGGCATCAAGCGGCTCGGGTTGCCAGAAAGCATCACCCAGAAGGTGTTTGACCGGATGCAGGCGGAACGCCAGCGGCTCGTCCAGCAGTTCCAGGGCGAGGGCGAATCCAAGTCCATTGAGATTCGCACCACGGCGGATCGCGACCGGGATAAAATCCTTGCGGAAGCCGAGGCGGAAGCCACGCGCATCCGGGGCGAAGGCGATGCGGAAGCGGCCCGGGCGTTCGAGGTGTTTCAGAAGAATCCGGACCTGGCCATCCTGTTGCTCAAGCTGGGCGCGCTGGAGCAATCCCTGAAGGAAAAATCCACGCTGATCCTGGACCAAAATACGCCGCCCTTTGACCTGTTGAAAAACGTGAATCCCACGGACCGCAAATAG
- a CDS encoding protease modulator HflK, which produces MERNIRTNGLVNCVALLLASLGGFAVARYSGSFAGQAGVIFLAVGFLACLFSFFQMRLEENERLERLDLEELARKSKDSALFRSNEAELFPARRALEQFERYLLPAFSLLLLAVQAGGAWWLWYWLTKSYPLVQQGQGTSIQEPVVALCLWGLGFLVLFLLGRFASSIARLEKQRLLRPGAAYLLLSAYLCAVVALGVLLVYVGFLKADFYLAYGLAVVLALMAAENLVGLLLEVYRPRVKGQEARLLYDSRLVGLLGQPEGIFTTAAHALDYQFGFKVSETWFYQFLRQYLGWFLLVQVLLLWLSTSVVIIDAGEQAILERFGKPVTSSAIMEPGPHFKLPWPMDIVYRHQTRRIQSFQVGFTAGAHDEDEKAILWSVPHYEEELNMLVASREQNVSSTPGTEDTQAVPVNLLTVNIPVQYQITNLLAWATNYTDAGALLEKVATREVVRYLVSVDINDIMTAGREKAAVDLLARIQARANEMQFGVHIIFVGLQGIHPPVKIASAYEAVVAAEQEKEAKILRAQGYQARTVPMAKAESIRLTREAEAYRERTKAGAAATAAQFDNKIIAYKASTNVFTQRAYMQAMAKGLANARKYVIATTNTDDVVILNLEDKVRADLLDVPLPPAKK; this is translated from the coding sequence ATGGAACGAAACATCCGAACAAACGGATTGGTGAATTGCGTGGCGCTGTTACTGGCGTCGCTCGGCGGCTTTGCCGTGGCGCGCTATTCCGGTTCGTTTGCGGGCCAGGCCGGGGTGATCTTCCTGGCGGTGGGCTTCCTGGCGTGCCTGTTCAGTTTCTTCCAGATGCGCCTGGAAGAGAACGAGCGGCTGGAACGGCTGGATCTGGAGGAGTTGGCCCGCAAGTCCAAGGATTCCGCGTTGTTCCGCAGTAATGAGGCCGAGTTATTCCCGGCACGGCGCGCCCTGGAGCAGTTCGAGCGCTATCTTCTCCCCGCGTTTTCCCTGTTGCTGCTGGCGGTGCAGGCGGGCGGCGCCTGGTGGCTATGGTATTGGTTGACCAAGTCGTATCCGCTGGTGCAGCAAGGGCAGGGGACGTCAATTCAGGAGCCGGTGGTGGCGCTGTGCCTCTGGGGATTGGGTTTCCTGGTGTTGTTCCTGCTGGGGCGGTTTGCCTCCAGCATCGCACGTTTGGAAAAGCAACGGCTGTTGCGACCCGGTGCGGCGTACCTGTTATTAAGCGCCTATTTGTGCGCGGTGGTAGCGCTGGGCGTGCTGCTGGTGTATGTGGGATTTCTCAAGGCGGACTTCTATCTGGCGTATGGGCTGGCGGTGGTGCTGGCCTTGATGGCGGCGGAGAATCTGGTGGGGCTGTTGCTGGAGGTGTACCGCCCACGCGTCAAAGGCCAGGAGGCGCGGCTATTGTATGATAGCCGTCTGGTGGGGTTGCTCGGCCAGCCGGAAGGCATTTTCACCACGGCGGCGCACGCCTTGGATTATCAGTTCGGGTTCAAGGTGTCGGAAACCTGGTTTTACCAGTTCCTGCGGCAGTATTTGGGCTGGTTCCTGTTGGTGCAAGTGCTGCTGCTGTGGCTTTCCACCAGCGTGGTGATCATTGATGCCGGCGAGCAGGCCATTCTGGAACGCTTCGGCAAGCCGGTGACCTCCAGCGCGATCATGGAGCCGGGACCGCACTTCAAGCTGCCGTGGCCGATGGATATTGTGTATCGCCATCAAACCCGCCGGATCCAGTCGTTCCAAGTCGGGTTCACCGCCGGCGCGCATGACGAGGATGAAAAGGCAATTTTGTGGTCCGTGCCCCATTACGAGGAAGAGTTGAACATGCTGGTGGCCAGCCGCGAGCAGAATGTTTCCAGCACCCCAGGGACAGAAGACACCCAAGCCGTGCCGGTCAATTTGCTCACCGTCAATATTCCCGTCCAATATCAGATTACCAACCTGCTGGCGTGGGCGACCAATTACACGGATGCGGGCGCGTTGCTGGAGAAAGTCGCGACCCGCGAAGTGGTGCGTTATCTGGTGAGCGTGGACATTAATGACATCATGACCGCTGGACGCGAGAAGGCCGCCGTGGATTTGCTGGCGCGCATCCAGGCTCGGGCCAACGAAATGCAGTTCGGCGTGCATATTATATTTGTGGGGCTGCAAGGGATTCATCCGCCGGTGAAGATCGCCAGCGCGTATGAGGCCGTGGTGGCTGCCGAGCAGGAGAAGGAAGCTAAAATTCTGCGGGCGCAGGGATATCAGGCGCGCACCGTGCCGATGGCCAAGGCGGAATCCATCCGGCTGACGCGGGAGGCGGAGGCGTATCGCGAGCGCACCAAGGCCGGTGCCGCGGCCACCGCTGCGCAATTCGACAATAAGATCATCGCGTACAAGGCCTCGACGAATGTCTTTACCCAGCGCGCTTACATGCAGGCCATGGCCAAAGGGTTGGCCAATGCGCGCAAATATGTCATTGCCACCACGAACACGGACGACGTGGTGATCTTGAACCTTGAGGACAAAGTGCGGGCGGATTTGCTCGATGTGCCCCTCCCGCCGGCAAAAAAATAA
- a CDS encoding ABC transporter permease yields the protein MRQFLTITSNAFMELIRQPIFLLLVTAAALFEVFLSCVPYFGFGDDPKMVKDSVLAVMLLTGLLGAVLSASASFAREIRSGTALAVLSKPVSRVQFLLAKYAGLALALAVLMYLSLLAALLASRMAYDAYGNADTLGFALWGAAFAVAYVLGGLSNFFLRRPFVSDTVLCLLVTGTVGFVAINFISAQGKLQAFATGVDWRMVPAGLLILFAVWTLAALALACSTRFEMVATLAICSALFLLGLMSPHLFGREGSWWTSLLYTAVPNWQSFWVADVMETEKVVPGLWAYVGKGLVYAVCYSGATLAVALWLFEDRELS from the coding sequence ATGCGGCAGTTTTTGACCATTACCAGTAATGCGTTCATGGAGTTGATCCGGCAGCCGATTTTTCTGCTGCTGGTGACAGCCGCTGCTTTGTTTGAGGTGTTTTTGTCGTGCGTGCCGTATTTTGGCTTTGGGGATGACCCCAAGATGGTGAAGGATAGTGTGCTGGCGGTGATGTTGCTGACGGGGTTGCTGGGGGCGGTGCTCAGCGCGTCGGCGTCGTTCGCGCGGGAAATCCGCTCGGGCACGGCGCTGGCGGTGTTATCCAAGCCGGTCAGCCGGGTGCAGTTCCTGCTGGCCAAGTACGCGGGGTTGGCGTTGGCTCTGGCGGTGCTGATGTATCTGAGTTTGCTGGCGGCGTTGCTGGCCAGCCGCATGGCCTATGATGCGTATGGGAATGCCGATACGCTGGGGTTCGCGTTGTGGGGAGCCGCGTTTGCGGTGGCTTACGTTTTGGGCGGGTTAAGCAATTTCTTCCTGCGCCGCCCGTTCGTCTCGGATACGGTGTTGTGCCTGTTGGTGACCGGCACGGTGGGGTTTGTGGCGATTAATTTCATTAGCGCGCAGGGGAAGTTGCAGGCGTTTGCCACGGGGGTGGATTGGCGGATGGTGCCGGCGGGGTTGTTGATTTTGTTTGCGGTGTGGACGCTGGCGGCGCTGGCGCTGGCGTGCTCGACGCGCTTTGAAATGGTGGCCACGCTGGCGATCTGCTCGGCGTTGTTCCTGCTGGGGCTGATGTCCCCGCACCTGTTTGGCCGGGAAGGAAGTTGGTGGACATCATTGCTTTACACGGCGGTCCCAAACTGGCAATCATTCTGGGTCGCTGATGTAATGGAAACCGAAAAAGTGGTGCCGGGCCTGTGGGCGTACGTGGGCAAGGGACTCGTTTATGCGGTGTGTTATAGCGGCGCGACCCTGGCGGTGGCGCTGTGGTTGTTTGAGGACCGTGAGTTGTCCTGA